Genomic DNA from Hirundo rustica isolate bHirRus1 chromosome 21, bHirRus1.pri.v3, whole genome shotgun sequence:
NNNNNNNNNNNNNNNNNNNNNNNNNNNNNNNNNNNNNNNNNNNNNNNNNNNNNNNNNNNNNNNNNNNNNNNNNNNNNNNNNNNNNNNNNNNNNNNNNNNNNNNNNNNNNNNNNNNNNNNNNNNNNNNNNNNNNNNNNNNNNNNNNNNNNNNNNNNNNNNNNNNNNNNNNNNNNNNNNNNNNNNNNNNNNNNNNNNNNNNNNNNNNNNNNNNNNNNNNNNNNNNNNNNNNNNNNNNNNNNNNNNNNNNNNNNNNNNNNNNNNNNNNNNNNNNNNNNNNNNNNNNNNNNNNNNNNNNNNNNNNNNNNNNNNNNNNNNNNNNNNNNNNNNNNNNNNNNNNNNNNNNNNNNNNNNNNNNNNNNNNNNNNNNNNNNNNNNNNNNNNNNNNNNNNNNNNNNNNNNNNNNNNNNNNNNNNNNNNNNNNNNNNNNNNNNNNNNNNNNNNNNNNNNNNNNNNNNNNNNNNNNNNNNNNNNNNNNNNNNNNNNNNNNNNNNNNNNNNNNNNNNNNNNNNNNNNNNNNNNNNNNNNNNNNNNNNNNNNNNNNNNNNNNNNNNNNNNNNNNNNNNNNNNNNNNNNNNNNNNNNNNNNNNNNNNNNNNNNNNNNNNNNNNNNNNNNNNNNNNNNNNNNNNNNNNNNNNNNNNNNNNNNNNNNNNNNNNNNNNNNNNNNNNNNNNNNNNNNNNNNNNNNNNNNNNNNNNNNNNNNNNNNNNNNNNNNNNNNNNNNNNNNNNNNNNNNNNNNNNNNNNNNNNNNNNNNNNNNNNNNNNNNNNNNNNNNNNNNNNNNNNNNNNNNNNNNNNNNNNNNNNNNNNNNNNNNNNNNNNNNNNNNNNNNNNNNNNNNNNNNNNNNNNNNNNNNNNNNNNNNNNNNNNNNNNNNNNNNNNNNNNNNNNNNNNNNNNNNNNNNNNNNNNNNNNNNNNNNNNNNNNNNNNNNNNNNNNNNNNNNNNNNNNNNNNNNNNNNNNNNNNNNNNNNNNNNNNNNNNNNNNNNNNNNNNNNNNNNNNNNNNNNNNNNNNNNNNNNNNNNNNNNNNNNNNNNNNNNNNNNNNNNNNNNNNNNNNNNNNNNNNNNNNNNNNNNNNNNNNNNNNNNNNNNNNNNNNNNNNNNNNNNNNNNNNNNNNNNNNNNNNNNNNNNNNNNNNNNNNNNNNNNNNNNNNNNNNNNNNNNNNNNNNNNNNNNNNNNNNNNNNNNNNNNNNNNNNNNNNNNNNNNNNNNNNNNNNNNNNNNNNNNNNNNNNNNNNNNNNNNNNNNNNNNNNNNNNNNNNNNNNNNNNNNNNNNNNNNNNNNNNNNNNNNNNNNNNNNNNNNNNNNNNNNNNNNNNNNNNNNNNNNNNNNNNNNNNNNNNNNNNNNNNNNNNNNNNNNNNNNNNNNNNNNNNNNNNNNNNNNNNNNNNNNNNNNNNNNNNNNNNNNNNNNNNNNNNNNNNNNNNNNNNNNNNNNNNNNNNNNNNNNNNNNNNNNNNNNNNNNNNNNNNNNNNNNNNNNNNNNNNNNNNNNNNNNNNNNNNNNNNNNNNNNNNNNNNNNNNNNNNNNNNNNNNNNNNNNNNNNNNNNNNNNNNNNNNNNNNNNNNNNNNNNNNNNNNNNNNNNNNNNNNNNNNNNNNNNNNNNNNNNNNNNNNNNNNNNNNNNNNNNNNNNNNNNNNNNNNNNNNNNNNNNNNNNNNNNNNNNNNNNNNNNNNNNNNNNNNNNNNNNNNNNNNNNNNNNNNNNNNNNNNNNNNNNNNNNNNNNNNNNNNNNNNNNNNNNNNNNNNNNNNNNNNNNNNNNNNNNNNNNNNNNNNNNNNNNNNNNNNNNNNNNNNNNNNNNNNNNNNNNNNNNNNNNNNNNNNNNNNNNNNNNNNNNNNNNNNNNNNNNNNNNNNNNNNNNNNNNNNNNNNNNNNNNNNNNNNNNNNNNNNNNNNNNNNNNNNNNNNNNNNNNNNNNNNNNNNNNNNNNNNNNNNNNNNNNNNNNNNNNNNNNNNNNNNNNNNNNNNNNNNNNNNNNNNNNNNNNNNNNNNNNNNNNNNNNNNNNNNNNNNNNNNNNNNNNNNNNNNNNNNNNNNNNNNNNNNNNNNNNNNNNNNNNNNNNNNNNNNNNNNNNNNNNNNNNNNNNNNNNNNNNNNNNNNNNNNNNNNNNNNNNNNNNNNNNNNNNNNNNNNNNNNNNNNNNNNNNNNNNNNNNNNNNNNNNNNNNNNNNNNNNNNNNNNNNNNNNNNNNNNNNNNNNNNNNNNNNNNNNNNNNNNNNNNNNNNNNNNNNNNNNNNNNNNNNNNNNNNNNNNNNNNNNNNNNNNNNNNNNNNNNNNNNNNNNNNNNNNNNNNNNNNNNNNNNNNNNNNNNNNNNNNNNNNNNNNNNNNNNNNNNNNNNNNNNNNNNNNNNNNNNNNNNNNNNNNNNNNNNNNNNNNNNNNNNNNNNNNNNNNNNNNNNNNNNNNNNNNNNNNNNNNNNNNNNNNNNNNNNNNNNNNNNNNNNNNNNNNNNNNNNNNNNNNNNNNNNNNNNNNNNNNNNNNNNNNNNNNNNNNNNNNNNNNNNNNNNNNNNNNNNNNNNNNNNNNNNNNNNNNNNNNNNNNNNNNNNNNNNNNNNNNNNNNNNNNNNNNNNNNNNNNNNNNNNNNNNNNNNNNNNNNNNNNNNNNNNNNNNNNNNNNNNNNNNNNNNNNNNNNNNNNNNNNNNNNNNNNNNNNNNNNNNNNNNNNNNNNNNNNNNNNNNNNNNNNNNNNNNNNNNNNNNNNNNNNNNNNNNNNNNNNNNNNNNNNNNNNNNNNNNNNNNNNNNNNNNNNNNNNNNNNNNNNNNNNNNNNNNNNNNNNNNNNNNNNNNNNNNNNNNNNNNNNNNNNNNNNNNNNNNNNNNNNNNNNNNNNNNNNNNNNNNNNNNNNNNNNNNNNNNNNNNNNNNNNNNNNNNNNNNNNNNNNNNNNNNNNNNNNNNNNNNNNNNNNNNNNNNNNNNNNNNNNNNNNNNNNNNNNNNNNNNNNNNNNNNNNNNNNNNNNNNNNNNNNNNNNNNNNNNNNNNNNNNNNNNNNNNNNNNNNNNNNNNNNNNNNNNNNNNNNNNNNNNNNNNNNNNNNNNNNNNNNNNNNNNNNNNNNNNNNNNNNNNNNNNNNNNNNNNNNNNNNNNNNNNNNNNNNNNNNNNNNNNNNNNNNNNNNNNNNNNNNNNNNNNNNNNNNNNNNNNNNNNNNNNNNNNNNNNNNNNNNNNNNNNNNNNNNNNNNNNNNNNNNNNNNNNNNNNNNNNNNNNNNNNNNNNNNNNNNNNNNNNNNNNNNNNNNNNNNNNNNNNNNNNNNNNNNNNNNNNNNNNNNNNNNNNNNNNNNNNNNNNNNNNNNNNNNNNNNNNNNNNNNNNNNNNNNNNNNNNNNNNNNNNNNNNNNNNNNNNNNNNNNNNNNNNNNNNNNNNNNNNNNNNNNNNNNNNNNNNNNNNNNNNNNNNNNNNNNNNNNNNNNNNNNNNNNNNNNNNNNNNNNNNNNNNNNNNNNNNNNNNNNNNNNNNNNNNNNNNNNNNNNNNNNNNNNNNNNNNNNNNNNNNNNNNNNNNNNNNNNNNNNNNNNNNNNNNNNNNNNNNNNNNNNNNNNNNNNNNNNNNNNNNNNNNNNNNNNNNNNNNNNNNNNNNNNNNNNNNNNNNNNNNNNNNNNNNNNNNNNNNNNNNNNNNNNNNNNNNNNNNNNNNNNNNNNNNNNNNNNNNNNNNNNNNNNNNNNNNNNNNNNNNNNNNNNNNNNNNNNNNNNNNNNNNNNNNNNNNNNNNNNNNNNNNNNNNNNNNNNNNNNNNNNNNNNNNNNNNNNNNNNNNNNNNNNNNNNNNNNNNNNNNNNNNNNNNNNNNNNNNNNNNNNNNNNNNNNNNNNNNNNNNNNNNNNNNNNNNNNNNNNNNNNNNNNNNNNNNNNNNNNNNNNNNNNNNNNNNNNNNNNNNNNNNNNNNNNNNNNNNNNNNNNNNNNNNNNNNNNNNNNNNNNNNNNNNNNNNNNNNNNNNNNNNNNNNNNNNNNNNNNNNNNNNNNNNNNNNNNNNNNNNNNNNNNNNNNNNNNNNNNNNNNNNNNNNNNNNNNNNNNNNNNNNNNNNNNNNNNNNNNNNNNNNNNNNNNNNNNNNNNNNNNNNNNNNNNNNNNNNNNNNNNNNNNNNNNNNNNNNNNNNNNNNNNCTCCCCTGGCACAAGGTGAGGCTGCTTTTCCTCGGGAGCTGAGCCCGGGCTCCCCGCTCCAGGTCCTGTAAGGGAGCGAGTGGGGCCCCCCGATTCTGATCCCCATCCCGACCCTGATCCCGATCCCCATCCCGACcctgatcccgatcccgatccccATCCcgatccccatccccatcccgaCCCTGATCCCGATCTCGATGCCGATCcccatcccgatcccgatcTCGATCCCGATGCcgatccccatccccatcccgatccccatccccatcccaaccCCGATCCCGATCTCGATGCCGATCcccatcccgatcccgatccccattcccatcccaacccccatccccatccccatcccgatccccatccccatccccattcccttCCCAACCCCGATCCcgatccccattcccatcccaacCCCGATCCcgatccccatccccattcccttCCCAACCCCGATCCCCATCCcgatccccattcccatcccgaccccgatccccatccccatccccatccccatccccatccccatcccgacccccatccccatccccatccccatcccaatccccATCCCGACCCCGACCCCGACCCCGACCCCGACCCCGACCCCGACCCCGACCCCGACCCCGACCCCGACCCCGATCCCCCAGCTCCCCGTGCCCCTCACGGTTTCCAGCGCGgtgccgctgccgctgccggtgccggtgccggccATGGCGGTTCCGGGCCCGCAGCTcccggcggccccgcggccggAAACGCgtcggggccgggccgggccgggcggggccgcagcggggccggcggggcccgggAGCGCCGGTGAGCCCGGGGGgcccggggcggagcggggccgggccgggccggaggTTCGGGTGTGGGGGatccggcccggcccggccccagccccgcgcccggCAGGCGCTGcctgaggagggaggaggcCGCGCTCGGCACCGGGAGCGGGGACACAGCGGGGTGACCGGGGGCGACTGGGGTGTGATCGGTGTGTTATGGGGTGTGATTGAGGCGTTATGGGGTGTTATTGGTGTGGTTTGGGGTGTGATTGAGGCGTTATGGGGTGTGATTGGTGTGTTATGGGGTGTGATCGGTGTGTTATGGGGTGTGATTGAGGCATTATGGGGTGTTATTGGCGTGTTTTGGGGTGTGATTGAGGCGTTATGGGGTGTTATTGGTGTGTTACTGGGGGTGGGATTGGTGTGTTACTGGAGTGTGATCGGTGTGTTACTGATGGGTTATGGGGTGTGATTGAGGTGTTACTGGGATATTTATTGGTGTGTTATGGGGTGTTCCTGGGGTGTTATCGGTGTGTTATGGGGTTTGATTGGTGTGTTATGGGGTGTGATTGAGGTGTTACTGGGGTATTTATTGGTGTGTTATGGGTGTTCCTGGGGTGTTCCTGGTGTGTTATGGGGTGTTATTGGTGTGTGTTACTGGGGGTGGGATTGGTGTGTTTTGGGGTGTGATTGGTGTGTTACTGGGGTGTGATTGGTGTGTTACTGGAGTGTGATTCACGTGTTACTGGGGTATTTATTGGTGTGTTATGGGGTGTTCCTGGGGTGTGATTGGTGTGTAATGGGGTGGGATTGGTGTGTAATTGGGTGTGATTGAGGTGTTACTGGGGTATTTATCGGTGTGTTACTGGAGTGTGATTCACGTGTTACTGGCATGTTACTGGAGTGTTACTGATGTGTTACTGGGGTGTGATCGGTGTGTTATGGGGGTGTAATTGGTGTGTTACTGGGGTGTGATTGAGGTGTTACTGGACTGTGATCGGTGTGTTACTGATGTGTTACTGGGGTGTGATTGAGGTGTTACTGGACTGTGATCGGTGTGTTACTGATGTGTTACTGGGGTGTTATTAGTGTGTTACTGGCCTGTTCCTGGGGTGTTACCATCATGTTTTTGGGATGTCATTAGTGTGTTACTGGGGTATTAGTAGTGTGTTACTGGAGTGTTATTGCCGTgttgttggggtgtttttgttgtgcTACTGGTGTTTTATTACCGTGTTACTGGGGTGTTGTTAGTGTGTTACTGGCCTGTTCCTGGGGTGTTACCGTCATGTTTTTGGGATGTTATTAGTGTCTTACTGGGGTGTTATTAGTGTGTTACTGGCCTCTAACACGGTTAGTCATGTATTACCAGCGTGTTACTGCTGTGCGTGGGAGTGGATGGTGCCACGGATGTAGCACTGCATGGCTTAATTAGTTAATTAGTTAGTCACAGGTGTGCTggtggggggggtgtggggaggctggagggggtcaggctctgctcccagggagcagtgacaggatgtagctgtgccagggaggtttGGGTGGATATTGGGAACATTCTGACTTGGGAagggctgtccagccctggcacagctgcccatccctggagggttTAAAAGCCGTGTGGATGTGGGAACATGGATTAGTTACTGCTGGGGAGTGGTTGGACTCATGGTCTTGGAGGGTTTTTCCAAGCTAAACAATTCCCTGATTCCATGCTTACTCAATCACTGTCGTGTTGTGTGTCCTTACCCTCGCTCCAaaccctgcagtgctgcttccaGGAAAGGTGATGGGGCTGGAGGACCACGTGGATTAATTTCCTTGGTGATTTGTTTCCGTAGTGATGCAGTGGGGTATCCTGAAGTAAACTCTGTGTGCAGAAGGGAAGCTGAACTTGGGATAAGCTGGAGCACAAATGTCACAATTCTCAGGCCTGAAATGAACAGGAGATCTGCAGGGCTTTGCGATGGAATATTCTGCaatgaaataatgatttttcCAGCTGCCCAGCAGACGTTAAAGGGAAGCCTGGGCTGCTTTCTGCTGAGCTCACGCTGCTCTAATGGTCTCTTTTTTTGCAGCAGTTTGCAACTTGCTGGGTTGCAACACCTCCCCTTGTTCCGTGCTTCAACGGCAGCGTGGTGCCCTTTGCTTTCTGTAAGAGGATTTCTGATGTGCAGGCAGGGACCTTCTGCGGCTCACTGGCACTGAGCTGGGAATCTTCTGGGCCAGAAGGGTTGCTGGAAAACAGTAAATCATCCTTACAGGAATTTTAAACGTCATGCTGGAGGCTGAGCCTGTGTTTCTGGTGTTAAGAGGTTTTCCTGTGCCTTTTTCCCATACTtgtattgggaaggaattcctccctgtgagggtgggcaggccctggcacagagtgcccagagaagctgtggctgctcctggatccctggaagtgtccagggccgggctggacagggtttggaacaccctgggatcgtggaaggtgaccctgcccgtggcaggggtggcactgggtgggctttggAGGTCCCTCCCCAGCCAAACCCTTCTGTGTTTCCAGGATCCTTCAGTTAAATCCCCAGAGGGACCTCAGACAGCAGCTCGTGCATCTTACAGTGTCTTTTCTGAAGGTTTGATCTTGGCTGTTTCCAGCTGCGTGACATTTGTAAGTTTAGCTAGaaaaagctctgcagaggggttGATTTAAAGGGATTTCATTCCTGACTCCTGCAACTGCTGAGGAAGGACGTTCTGTAGCAGTTTAACAGATTTGTGTTACTAACAGGAGTAACACACGGCTGGTACGGCGCTGCTCAGGGAGGAAAATGCTCCTTGTTAATCTCTCTTGCTTCATTTAAGCCGTCCTGCTGTGAGCTGGGGCTGGTGTTACTGCGGAGCACGGCGCTCCTGTGTCCTGAGGACTGCGAGGCAGGAATCTGGGGAGTCAGGACTGGGAACTTGGGGAGCTGAGGACTGAATTTGGGGAGGTGAGAGCCATGAGCTCAGGGAACTGAGGGCTGTGGGATCCTACAGTGCCAGCGAGAGTcacctcactgctgctgctcaagTGTCACCTCAGGGATGTGAGTTCCACCAATATCCGATATTAAAAGAGCAGAGACTTGTAGGAATGGCCTAAACCACTTTACAGTCCTCAGTTTGGAGCTGCATTTGCTCTGCTCAGGGAACTGAGGTGTCTGTATGTGGGCTCTGTACCCTGAGTTTCAGCTGGTTGTGGCAGATGTGTTTTCTGGTACAGCTGCTTGTAGATATCACTTCGCTGGATTGGTTGGGATGAAATGTGGACGAGATatctctgaagctgggttttagaagatgaggtttattgtaaaggatgtgaggccttgctttgAGTTGCCAGACGCaactcgtggcaaggcctagggagtgggggaagggagaggaaattccaagaggaagatCCTAGGGGCAGAGtgccaggcagagagagaggggtAAGAGACCAACCCACTCTCGCAGCCTCCTTATCAGGGGacttcaaggtgggctggaacagggcttaggccaatggggttacagatacctgatacttcaggggagggtcacaggtgtgggatgaaccatacattgggggtgagacagaatattccatttgacctctgggtctggctgcaggtgaccttcagctggccatataactgttttcccagacattcagtagctaggacatcgCAGACATCAAAatttgctttcaattctatctcacaggtttcacattctcagaatctaagcagtcatatttatggggctttctggcttcatcctccccaacagctGCTCCTTTCTGTGGCTCCTGgctgacagcaggagcagaCAGTGCTTTCCTGGTGCTGGACACTTACCTGATTGCTCAAGAGGCTCAGGGGTGTTTGTGATTCCAGGCTGTGCCCTGGTGTTGCTCCATGGgcctggggcagccctgggctggccAAAGCCTCTGTGCCCAGTGGctctggagggacaggagggtgcagTGAATTCTTAGTTAGCTCACACTATTATTGACAGGAGCATTTCGGCCTGAAAATGAGCCAAAGTGGAGATTACTCAGAGCTAAAACATAAAGGAATAAGCAATCCCTTGGAAGCTTCCTGCTGGAGCCAGCTCCTCCACCTGAAGAGCAGCCAAGGCTGTAACCAGACCCAAAACAAGTTTATGAGGATGGAAGAGAGCTAAACCTTGGATAAGTCACATTAggtgctgctcacagcaggggGAAGGGCAACCCCAAcagccagagaagctgtggctgcccctgatccctggaagtgtgcaaggccaggttggatggggtttggagcaacctgggatagtggaaggtgtccctgtcacgGGGATGGtcttgaggtcccttccaactccaaccattccatggttctgttcCCCTCGGCAGTGCTCCCAGGTGGTTGTGTGGAGTCTGTCCTGTGAATAAATCCGTGGCTTTATCCTTTCCCCCTCCAAAGCTGGGCTCAGACCTGTGGGAGGTTTGGAGATGCCCTGACTGGTGCTGGCCAAGCCTGGATCTGTGGAGCTCAGCCTGCCCAGGtgagctgagccctgctgggctggatCTCCCTTCACGGCCTCGTTAATCCAGAAGAGATCCCTAATTCTcaccaggcagtgccagggggaTGGCAGGCCTGGATCCAGAAGCTCAGCCACCACTCCTGCTCTGTGGCTGTTCCCAGAGCGGTCTCCTGGGGGATTTGAGATACCTCTGTGGTCTTGCCAGATCTGTCGAGGCACAGAACAGAGCAGGTAATAAGTAGGGCCTGagtgcaaaatgaaaaatgagatttttggggtttgCAGGGTCCAAAGTCGTCCTAAGTCCTTCCTAAGCAGAAAAGAGGCTTATGGATGTGCGGGATGAGCGgggcagctgtcccagctgggctctgaCATGTGCTCCGTGTGTTAGATCTGGCTCTGGCCCTAGATTAATGTGCTGATACTTGAGCTGATTACGAGTGTCCATTTCTGTGGCAGCAGGGAtgtttttccagctctggaCACTTAGGGAATCCCACagtggtctgggttggaaggttgcttaaagctcatccagttccaacccctgaCACCTTCTGCTATCCCAGGTGcctccaagcctcatccagcctggccttggacatttccagggatccaggggctgccacagcttctccagacAGCCTGAGCTTTGCCACCCTCACAGGGCACACAGGTGataaaaccccttttttttctggagggtTCTGTGTCGTTGTGAGCAGAACCTAAAAGGGGGAATGAGAGAacttggtggtggtggtgtccTGGCTGAGTGCTGGCCACGTCCCCGTGCCAGGGGACACTGTGCAGGTCCCTGTGCCACGCTGCAGGCGCCCATGCCCAGCTCCTGACGCCGCCCCCGTTCTGTCCCcgagcaggagagcagccatGGCCATCCTGTTTGCTGTCGTGGCGAGGGGCACCACCATCCTGGCCAAACACGCCTGGTGTGGAGGGAACTTCCTGGAGGTGACCGAGCAGATCCTGGCCAAAATCCCTTCCGAGAACAACAAACTGACCTACTCCCATGGCAAGTGAGTAACCCCTCTCCTTGGGTCTGGGGCCACTTGTGGGGATGCATGAGGACAGGAGAAAACTGGGTGCGTTTGGGGGTTTTGTCTGGGATTCTGCAATTTTTTCTCGTCCAAATTCCCATTTGATGGAACGTGCCGCCAGCTCAGTAGCTGCTTCTGTTCCCCAGACCTTAAGAGCATAACGGGATTTGAGttcagctctggcagcagcacaaggcagtTGATACAAAAtcaagtttttcatttttatacaacTCCAAGGGAGCTGGAGGGTGCTCAGCTGTGGAATCTTTGGAGTTTGGCTTCTGGGAGTTTCCCCTGGATTTTCTGAGCCTTGAATGTGGCTTTAGGTAAAACTGTCACCCCTCTTGGGTTGCCTGTGGATCCTGGGGCTTTGAGACAAGCTGTGCTCACAGATCACGTGGAGTCACTCTGAGCTACCCCAAATCTAGTCTGCAggacagaggggtttttttcccaggatttttccaTCTCGCTGAACCCTTGGTCAGTGTTGGTAGGACAGGGAGCAGATGCTTCATCATCTGGGACTTCCTGCACATGGGAAGTGGGTGAGTCAATGGGAACAAACTAAAGCAACTGTGGAAATCCCAAATTTAGAGGTGTTGGAGCCCattccagctctttttttttggagCCCATTCCCTTTTTTTGGAATTGGCAGCACGGCTGGATCCTCCCCGCTGCCCAAGCTGTTGTGTCAGAGCTGTTCTGAGGATGCAGGAGATGAGAACTGGGCTGGGCTTCCCACATCCTCAGGAGCACAGCCAGTCCCTGGGGGAGATGTTTCCCAGGCAGTGCCTGCTGGAAGTCTGACACACCTTGGATGCTGCAGCTCTTCTCTCCTGCTGGAATTTTAAGgataaattttaatgttttaagttACTCCTTCAAGTGAAAGGAAATAACTTTGCCTTGAGTGCTGTTGAACCTGCTGAAAAGTTGAGTTTGAGGAGCGCTGTGGTGCGTTTTTAGAGGTAACTGGGCAGAATGTGGGAGCTGTGAAGCTTGATGAGCACTGGGAGTTGTTCCTCCTGTCTGGAGCCTCCCAGGGATCCTCTGCCTTGCCAGGGTCCCAGCCTATAGGCTAAAAAACTCCCTGGATTCTGTCCAAGATAGTTTATCCTGTTCTGAAACGGGAAAAACTTGAGTTACTTTGAAATCCTTGAATTTGTTTATTgagttctttttgtttttaagaagaaCTTCTGTGTCTTTTGTATGGATCTCTAAGGAGAAGCAGCCTTCTGGCATCAGGAATTCTTGGGTTactctctctctgctgctgggatCCTTCTTGGATTCTCTGAGCAGTCTCCAGGGTGGTACCAGACAAGTTTCACCTCACTCCTTCCAGGAGAGTTGTGGATGTGCAAGGATTTTTGACCTTTTTTATGGGAAGAGATCTTTGGGGCAGAGACCTGTGTCCCCAGCCTCACCTCCCTGGACATTTACCTGGTACACGTTTATCTGTGCCAGCTCTGTAGAATAACTGGGATTTTCTCTTGCCAGCCCCCAAAGGccccacaggcagcagtggcTTCTGGAAGATGAAATTCTGGAAATGTGGCAGCTTCCAATAAcgttttgtttcttcctttgaaTTCCCTGCAGTTACCTGTTCCATTACATCTGCCAGGACAGGATCATTTACCTGTGCATCACAGATGATGTGAGTActggggacacagctgcagcccaggcaggcCCTGGGAAATGTGGGGATTTTGGTTTCTGTATAGCTGTGTTTAGTGAGGGCTGCCCTGAGGTGCCTTTTCTCCCACTGGAGCTACTGTAACCTCTGTTACAGCCTCGAACTCAGCCTGGAGCTCAAATCGGAGTTGTGGGATGGTTTTGGGCTGGGAGTGACCTTCAAaatcatcccattccaacccctgccatgggagggATCTCCCAGTCCTGTGGACTGTGAGTTTTGGGGTGAAATTCTTGGCTGTGCCCAGTTTCTGTCTCGGTGCAGTGGGCTGGTGGTGCAGAGACCATTCCAGTTGCCAGTGGAATTTGCCTGGTGCTCCTGAATTCTGGAAGTGCTGAAGGAAACCCTGTCCCTCAGTGCAGGAgtggagctggcacagccctggggctgccagtGTCACACCCAGCCAggccagagctgggagctgcaggcccctccagccctggctgttgCTTGCTGACATTCCCTGCTCTCTGTTCCCAGGACTTTGAGCGCTCCAGAGCCTTCACGTTCCTGAACGAGATCAAGAAGCGTTTCCAGACCACGTACGGCTCCCGAGCCCAGACTGCCCTGCCCTATGCCATGAACAGCGAGTtctcctctgtgctggctgcacagctggtGAGGCCCCCACGGCAGGCCCggccagcccagctgccccctGGAATCCTCCTCGGGTGGAGTTTTGGGGGGCGTTTGAGATGTCCTTTGGATTAAGGACAAGGTGTCCTGGGAATATGGTGGCTTTAGGGCTGTCCCTGTGGTGGCTAAAGAGGctgcctggaacagaggctagaAGTGTTGAAGGAATAAAGTAGGGATTAATTCAAAAGGTCTTCAAAGGATGCACTTGGGCACTACAAGAGCCTGGCCGTGGCTCTGCTCAAGATGGACCAGGGGTCACGAGTTTTCACACTCTGGTAacttttggtccatttacatattggggttaattgtccaattacggcttcaggtaatgaagtccCCATCCTCCCAGTCTCCTCTCCTCAAATCACTTGTTTGcactttttgggcctgaagctgcagcaGTGTCCTTGGTTCTGGGGTGGAAAAGGATTATTTTGTCTGACTgaactgtgaggagaacttgctTACACTTTGTATGAAGTTCAGGGTCACACACTAAGGCAGtccagaatctggaaaatacaaaagctaaaacttaaggcatcagccACCCTGTGgtggggctgtgcctgtgggGTGGGAGgctctcagggctctgctggggctgttccCCAGGGAGGCCTTGGCTCTTTTGCTGCTTATCCCATGGAAGGGGCAGCTTTGGGGGtgtcacagctgcaggaggaggggccCTGGGTGGGGACAGCAAACCTCTCCCCAGGATAGCAATTCTGGAGCAGTCCCAGCTCTACCAGTTGTGTGCTGGCTGCAGGGTGAGGCCAGGGCTCTGAGGGAGGATTTGCACCTGCGCTGTTCCTGCCTGAAGCTT
This window encodes:
- the VAMP7 gene encoding vesicle-associated membrane protein 7; this translates as MAILFAVVARGTTILAKHAWCGGNFLEVTEQILAKIPSENNKLTYSHGNYLFHYICQDRIIYLCITDDDFERSRAFTFLNEIKKRFQTTYGSRAQTALPYAMNSEFSSVLAAQLKYHSESKGPDQVAETQAQIDELKGIMVRNIDLVAQRGEKLELLIDKTENLVDSSVTFKTTSRNLARAMCMKNLKLTIVIIIVSIVILYIILSAVCGGLAWPSCVQK